From the Solanum pennellii chromosome 4, SPENNV200 genome, one window contains:
- the LOC107017176 gene encoding LOW QUALITY PROTEIN: dirigent protein 24-like (The sequence of the model RefSeq protein was modified relative to this genomic sequence to represent the inferred CDS: inserted 2 bases in 1 codon) encodes MVKFTQFWSKTFKATFCILLLALSFDYANSARILDEVSSDEPVVAPVVVGPVSSLPSGHFPATVTTPDSNVTPIDDDSPEPTPXVPIAPSTDLPAGPEPDVAPTAPVATNTGAAAPVAPVAPVATDTGVTGPVAPVAQVVPDTGAATPVTNVTPGIGSSGATVANPVLDHSKFSFFMHDILGGTHPSGRVVTGIVASTDVNNLPFTKANDNVFPLDGGIPLNNINDIVNNNNYPFLAGLNGQQPNTVLQNTGNNDIVNTGDNQPFVTAGQLPSGITLQQLMFGSITVVDNEITEGHELGSSILGRAQGFYLTSSSDGTSHTLALTTLFHGEHGHEVDDTISFFGIHRTATPISHIAIIGGTGKYENAKGYATIETMPHVDQHTTDGLETITHFTVYITP; translated from the exons ATGGTCAAATTTACTCAATTTTGGTCTAAAACATTCAAAGCCACATTTTGCATTTTGCTATTAGCCCTCTCATTTGACTATGCTAATTCAGCAAGAATTCTTGACGAAGTGAGTTCAGATGAACCCGTTGTGGCTCCCGTGGTGGTGGGCCCGGTATCCTCATTGCCAAGTGGCCACTTTCCAGCCACAGTCACCACTCCTGATTCGAACGTTACACCTATAGATGATGATTCTCCTGAGCCAACCCC TGTTCCAATAGCTCCTTCAACTGATTTGCCAGCTGGACCTGAGCCTGATGTAGCTCCTACTGCTCCAGTGGCAACAAACACTGGAGCAGCAGCACCTGTAGCCCCTGTTGCTCCAGTGGCAACAGACACTGGAGTAACAGGGCCTGTAGCCCCTGTTGCTCAAGTGGTACCAGACACTGGAGCAGCAACACCTGTTACCAATGTGACACCAGGAATTGGTTCCTCTGGTGCCACAGTGGCAAATCCTGTTTTGGACCACTCTAAGTTTTCATTCTTCATGCATGACATCCTTGGTGGTACACACCCTTCGGGGAGAGTAGTTACAGGGATCGTAGCTAGCACTGACGTTAACAACTTACCTTTCACCAAGGCTAACGACAACGTCTTCCCATTAGACGGTGGGATTCCCCTCAACAACATCAACGACAttgtcaacaacaacaactacccTTTCCTAGCAGGCCTAAACGGACAACAACCCAACACCGTCCTACAAAACACAGGCAACAACGACATTGTCAACACCGGTGACAACCAACCTTTTGTTACAGCAGGACAACTTCCTAGTGGCATTACCCTTCAACAACTCATGTTTGGATCCATAACTGTCGTGGACAACGAAATAACAGAAGGACATGAGTTGGGATCATCTATTCTTGGTAGAGCACAGGGGTTTTACCTAACAAGCTCGTCCGATGGGACGAGCCATACACTAGCATTAACAACTCTGTTCCATGGTGAACATGGACATGAAGTTGATGACACTATTAGCTTTTTTGGGATCCATAGGACCGCGACGCCAATTTCACACATTGCAATCATTGGAGGTActggaaaatatgaaaatgccAAAGGATATGCAACAATTGAGACTATGCCTCATGTTGATCAACATACAACTGATGGTCTTGAAACAATTACACACTTCACTGTGTATATTACCCCTTAA
- the LOC107017255 gene encoding uncharacterized protein LOC107017255 — protein sequence MSNDHSSASYIHMVQHLIEKCLIYKMTKEECMEALSKHANIKPVITATVWKELEKENKEFFEEYKESQNTKDRMTEEETSAMIEKMILDSKEPGPSK from the exons ATGAGTAACGATCATTCATCAGCTTCGTATATCCACATG GTGCAACACCTGATAGAGAAGTGTTTGATTTACAAAATGACAAAAGAAGAGTGCATGGAGGCACTATCCAAGCATGCAAACATCAAACCTGTTATCACTGCTACTG TATGGAAAGAGTTAGAGAAAGAGAACAAAGAGTTTTTCGAGGAATACAAAGAATCACAAAATACCAAAGATCGTATGACAGAGGAAGAGACAAGTGCTATGATAGAGAAAATGATATTAGATTCCAAAGAACCAGGTCCTTCCAAATAA
- the LOC107018395 gene encoding beta-glucuronosyltransferase GlcAT14B-like: MSFFLKQILLFSLPLIFLFCLLLPLHHFHSHTHTQTHFPHNPTFSNPFSPPPRIAYFITGTKNDGSRIFRLLQAVYHPRNYYLLHLDQFASPKQRLQLALKVASVDVFVAAENVNVIEKADAVNEEGSSALGLVLHGAAVLLKWKMDWDWFVNLDASDYPLISQDDFLHILSFVPRNLNFIEYNMNISPEEYQKALEVIVDSRLYILLRGKMFVGDRKRVLPSAFKLFMGSQHVILNRKFVEHSIQGWENLPRLLLLYFTNTRSSHRGYFQTLACNTMEFSDAVINSNLRFINSDNTARDPSDFRAPSSDRILKREVAFVGNVSADSPLLDMIDAHILHRGHGMVSPGGWCLGSSNWFSDPCGEWGDPSVLRPGPAAKGLENFLMKSIKDTSIKSSRCDHQ, translated from the exons ATGTCTTTCTTTCTCAAACAAAtcctcctcttttctcttccaCTAATTTTCCTCTTTTGTCTCCTCCTTCCACTTCACCATTTCCATAGTCATACTCATACTCAAACTCATTTTCCTCACAACCCCACTTTCTCAAACCCCTTTTCACCCCCACCAAGAATAGCTTACTTCATTACTGGTACTAAAAATGATGGATCAAGAATCTTTAGGTTACTTCAAGCAGTGTATCATCCAAGAAACTACTATTTACTTCATCTTGATCAATTTGCTTCACCAAAACAGAGACTTCAGCTTGCTCTGAAAGTGGCTTCTGTTGATGTGTTTGTTGCAGCTGAAAATGTTAATGTTATTGAGAAAGCTGATGCTGTTAATGAAGAAGGGTCTTCTGCTTTGGGTCTTGTGCTTCATGGGGCTGCTGTTTTGTTGAAGTGGAAAATGGACTGGGATTGGTTTGTTAATCTTGATGCTTCTGATTATCCCCTCATTTCACAAGATG ATTTTCTCCACATCCTCTCCTTTGTTCCGAGGAATTTGAATTTCATAGAATATAATATGAACATCAGCCCAGAGGA ATATCAAAAGGCTCTGGAAGTTATCGTTGACTCTAGACTCTACATTCTCTTGAGAGGAAAAATGTTTGTGGGTGACCGAAAACGGGTACTTCCTAGTGCTTTTAAACTTTTTATGG GTTCTCAACATGTAATTCTAAACAGGAAGTTTGTTGAGCACTCGATCCAGGGATGGGAAAATTTGCCAAGATTGCTCCTGCTATACTTCACGAACACTAGATCGTCTCATAGAGGATATTTTCAGACTCTTGCTTGCAATACTATGGAGTTCTCAGATGCTGTCATTAACTCCAACTTGCGATTCATTAACTCGGACAACACTGCTCGAGATCCTTCAGACTTCAGAGCTCCAAGTTCTGATAGAATACTTAAAAGGGAGGTTGCATTTGTTGGAAACGTATCTGCGGATTCTCCCTTATTGGACATGATTGATGCACACATTCTTCACCGTGGTCACGGTATGGTCTCACCAGGAGGGTGGTGTTTAGGTAGCTCAAATTGGTTCAGTGATCCTTGCGGTGAATGGGGTGATCCTAGTGTCCTAAGACCGGGGCCAGCTGCAAAAGGACTTGAAAATTTCCTCATGAAATCGATCAAAGACACGTCAATCAAGTCGAGCAGATGTGACCATCAATGA
- the LOC107017763 gene encoding ABC transporter B family member 6-like produces MMVQRGLFGWSPPHIQPLTPVSEVSEPPESPSPYTDTGGDAMQVELEEEMDADTEEMEPPPTAAPFSMLFACADRLDWVLMILGSVAAAAHGTALVVYLHYFAKIIQLLSHGSESADDLFDRFTELALTILYIAGGVFVAGWIEVSCWILTGERQTAVIRSRYVQVLLNQDMSFFDTYGNNGDIVSQVLSDVLLIQSALSEKVGNYIHNMATFFSGLVIGFVNCWQIALITLATGPFIVAAGGISNIFLHRLAENIQDAYAEAASIAEQAVSYIRTLYAFTNETLAKYSYATSLQATLRYGILISLVQGLGLGFTYGLAICSCALQLWVGRFLVTHGKAHGGEVVTALFAVILSGLGLNQAATNFYSFEQGRIAAYRLFEMISRSSSVANNEGTTLPSVQGNIEFRNVYFSYLSRPEIPILSGFYLTVPAKKAVALVGRNGSGKSSIIPLMERFYDPTLGEVLLDGENIKNLKLEWLRSRIGLVTQEPALLSLSIRDNIAYGRDASSDQIEEAAKIAHAHTFISSLEGGYETQVGRTGLTLTEEQKIKLSVARAVLSSPSILLLDEVTGGLDFEAERSVQGALDLLMLGRSTIIIARRLSLIRNADYIAVMEEGQLVEMGTHDELIALDGLYAELLKCEEAAKLPRRMPMRNHKGTAVFQVEKDSSASHSFQEPSSPKMMKSPSLQRVSGAHAFWAADVTFSSQESPHNRSPPPEQMVENGMPLDSSDKEPSIRRQDSFEMRLPELPKIDVQSANRKLSNNSDPESPVSPLLTSDPKNERSHSQTFSRPNSEFDDFPNTAEETKDTENREPPSFWRLVELSLAEWLYALLGSTGAAIFGSFNPLLAYVIALIVTAYYTTDDKHHLRRDVDRWCLIIACMGVVTVFANFLQHFYFGIMGEKMTERVRRMMFSAMLRNEVGWFDEEENSADNLSMRLANDATFVRAAFSNRLSIFIQDTSAVIVAILIGMLLQWRLALVALATLPVLTVSAVAQKLWLAGLSKGIQEMHRKASLVLEDAVRNIYTVVAFCAGDKVMELYRSQLQKIFTKSFLHGVAIGFAFGFSQFLLFGCNALLLWYTALMVKNKHVNLTTALKEFMVFSFASFALVEPFGLAPYILKRRKSLTSVFEIIDRAPKIDPDDNSALKPPNVYGSIELKNIDFSYPSRPEVLVLSNFTLKVNGGQTVAVVGVSGSGKSTIISLIERFYDPVAGQVLLDGRDLKSYNLRWLRNHLGLVQQEPIIFSTTIRENIIYARHNASEAEMKEAARIANAHHFISSLPHGYDTHVGMRGVDLTPGQKQRIAIARVVLKNAPILLLDEASSSIESESSRVIQEALDTLIMGNKTTILIAHRAAMMRHVDNIVVLNGGRIVEEGTHDTLMSKNGLYVRLMQPHFGKGLRQHRLV; encoded by the exons ATGATGGTACAAAGGGGGTTATTTGGGTGGTCCCCACCGCATATACAGCCGTTAACGCCGGTGTCGGAAGTATCGGAGCCGCCGGAATCTCCTTCTCCTTATACGGATACAGGAGGTGATGCTATGCAGGTTGAGTTAGAGGAGGAGATGGATGCTGATACGGAGGAGATGGAACCTCCGCCAACAGCTGCACCGTTTTCGATGCTGTTTGCTTGTGCGGACCGGTTAGATTGGGTGCTTATGATATTAGGATCAGTTGCTGCAGCTGCACATGGGACTGCTTTGGTGGTTTACTTGCATTATTTTGCTAAGATTATTCAGTTGCTTAGTCATGGTTCTGAATCCGCTGATGATCTATTTGACCGGTTCACTGAG CTTGCCTTGACCATCCTATATATTGCTGGGGGTGTTTTTGTTGCTGGTTGGATTG AGGTATCATGTTGGATTCTTACCGGAGAGCGGCAGACTGCGGTGATCAGATCAAGATATGTTCAAGTATTACTGAATCAAGATATGAGTTTTTTTGATACCTATGGAAACAATGGAGATATTGTAAGCCAAGTTTTGAGTGATGTGCTACTTATTCAATCTGCTCTTAGTGAAAAG GTTGGGAATTATATTCATAACATGGCTACTTTTTTCAGTGGCCTTGTTATTGGATTTGTCAATTGCTGGCAAATTGCCCTTATAACTTTAGCAACTGGCCCTTTTATTGTCGCAGCTGGGggaatatcaaatatatttcttcATAGACTTGCAGAGAACATTCAGGATGCATATGCTGAAGCAGCAAGTATAGCTGAACAG GCAGTTTCTTATATTAGGACATTGTATGCATTCACAAATGAAACTCTGGCCAAGTATTCATATGCTACCTCGCTACAAGCTACACTAAGGTATGGTATATTAATAAGTCTTGTGCAAGGACTTGGACTTGGCTTCACGTACGGGCTTGCAATTTGTTCCTGTGCCTTGCAACTGTGGGTTGGAAGATTCCTGGTCACACATGGGAAAGCTCATGGCGGTGAAGTTGTTACAGCTCTTTTTGCTGTAATTCTAAGTGGCCT TGGGCTGAATCAAGCAGCAACAAACTTTTACTCTTTTGAACAAGGGAGAATTGCAGCTTATAGGCTTTTTGAGATGATAAGTCGTTCGTCCTCCGTTGCTAATAATGAAGGAACCACCCTTCCTTCTGTGCAAGGGAACATTGAATTCCGAAATGTATATTTCAGCTACCTCTCTCGCCCTGAAATTCCTATCTTGAGTGGATTTTATCTCACTGTACCTGCTAAAAAGGCTGTAGCCCTTGTTGGAAGAAATGGTTCCGGCAAAAGTAGTATTATACCACTTATGGAGCGGTTTTATGATCCTACATTAG GGGAAGTCCTTTTAGATGGGGAAAACATTAAAAACCTGAAGCTGGAATGGCTGAGAAGCCGAATTGGCTTAGTCACCCAGGAACCTGCCTTGCTAAGTCTGAGCATCAGAGATAACATTGCTTATGGACGAGATGCTTCTTCAGATCAAATTGAAGAAGCTGCTAAAATAGCACATGCCCATACGTTTATTAGCTCACTGGAGGGAGGATATGAGACTCAG GTGGGGAGGACTGGTCTAACTTTGACCGAAGagcaaaaaattaaactttctGTTGCTAGGGCTGTTCTTTCGAGTCCTTCTATCCTTCTTCTTGATGAAGTTACTGGTGGACTTGATTTTGAAGCTGAGAGATCTGTTCAGGGCGCGCTGGATCTCCTCATGTTGGGAAGATCAACTATAATAATAGCAAGGCGACTTAGTCTTATCCGAAATGCTGATTACATTGCCGTGATGGAGGAAGGTCAATTAGTTGAAATGGGAACACATGATGAACTGATAGCACTGGATGGCCTCTATGCCGAGCTTCTTAAATGTGAAGAAGCAGCAAAACTCCCTCGCAG GATGCCAATGAGAAACCACAAGGGGACTGCGGTGTTTCAAGTTGAAAAAGATTCTTCAGCTAGTCATAGCTTCCAAGAACCTTCTTCTCCAAAGATGATGAAATCACCATCTCTTCAAAGGGTTTCTGGTGCCCATGCATTTTGGGCAGCAGATGTTACATTTAGTTCTCAAGAATCTCCCCACAACCGTAGCCCGCCACCTGAGCAAATGGTTGAGAATGGTATGCCCTTGGATTCATCTGATAAAGAACCATCAATAAGAAGGCAGGATAGCTTTGAGATGAGACTGCCAGAACTTCCTAAGATTGACGTTCAATCTGCAAATCGGAAGTTGTCCAACAATTCCGATCCCGAATCACCTGTCTCACCACTCTTGACATCTGATCCCAAAAATGAGCGTTCTCACTCACAAACTTTTAGTCGTCCTAACAGTGAGTTTGATGACTTCCCTAATACAGCCGAAGAAACAAAGGATACAGAGAATCGAGAACCACCATCCTTCTGGAGACTTGTTGAGCTTAGCCTTGCAGAGTGGCTTTATGCTCTACTAGGGAGCACGGGCGCTGCAATATTTGGTTCCTTTAATCCCCTCTTGGCCTATGTCATTGCATTGATTGTAACAGCATATTACACAACAGATGATAAGCATCACTTACGGCGAGATGTTGACAGGTGGTGCCTCATCATAGCCTGTATGGGTGTGGTGACTGTATTTGCCAATTTTCTGCAGCACTTCTATTTTGGTATAATGGGAGAGAAAATGACTGAGCGAGTTCGGAGGATGATGTTTTCTG CAATGCTTCGCAATGAAGTCGGGTGGTTTGATGAGGAGGAGAATAGTGCTGATAATCTATCTATGCGCTTGGCAAATGATGCTACATTTGTGCGTGCTGCTTTCAGTAATCGCCTGTCCATATTCATACAAGATACTTCAGCTGTTATCGTGGCTATTCTTATTGGGATGCTACTTCAGTGGCGGTTGGCACTCGTGGCATTAGCCACTCTTCCTGTTCTTACCGTGTCTGCTGTTGCGCAG AAATTGTGGCTTGCTGGTTTGTCAAAGGGTATTCAGGAGATGCATAGGAAGGCATCTTTGGTCCTTGAGGATGCTGTTAGAAATATCTATACAGTTGTAGCATTCTGTGCTGGTGATAAGGTAATGGAGCTCTACAGGTCGCAACTGCAGAAGATATTTACGAAGAGCTTCCTCCATGGTGTGGCAATTGGTTTTGCATTTGGCTTTTCACAGTTTCTTCTTTTTGGTTGCAATGCTCTTCTCCTTTGGTATACTGCTCTCATGGTAAAGAATAAGCACGTGAATCTAACTACGGCGCTCAAGGAGTTTATGGTGTTCTCATTTGCATCTTTTGCACTTGTTGAGCCTTTTGGGTTGGCTCCATATATtctcaaaagaagaaaatcTCTGACCTCAGTATTCGAAATAATTGACCGAGCACCAAAGATTGATCCAGATGACAACTCCGCCTTAAAACCGCCAAATGTCTATGGAAGTATTGAGTTGAAAAACATTGATTTCTCATATCCATCTCGACCAGAAGTCCTGGTACTGAGCAATTTCACTCTAAAAGTCAACGGAGGGCAAACTGTAGCTGTGGTGGGTGTTTCCGGCTCAGGAAAGAGCACTATTATATCTTTAATAGAGAGGTTTTATGACCCTGTTGCTGGTCAGGTTTTACTTGATGGCCGTGATTTAAAGTCATACAATTTACGATGGTTGAGGAACCATTTAGGACTTGTTCAGCAGGAACCAATTATCTTTTCAACCACCATTAGGGAAAACATAATCTATGCAAGGCACAATGCTAGTGAAGCTGAGATGAAAGAAGCCGCTAGAATAGCAAATGCTCATCATTTCATCAGCAGTTTGCCTCATGGTTATGACACACATGTTGGGATGAGGGGGGTAGATCTGACTCCTGGGCAGAAGCAAAGAATTGCAATAGCTCGTGTTGTTCTGAAGAATGCACCTATTCTGTTATTGGATGAAGCAAGCTCCTCCATTGAATCTGAGTCGAGCCGAGTGATACAGGAGGCTCTTGATACTCTAATCATGGGGAACAAGACAACTATTTTAATTGCCCACCGAGCTGCCATGATGAGGCATGTTGACAACATAGTTGTACTTAATGGAGGGAGGATTGTTGAGGAAGGTACCCACGATACACTGAtgtcaaaaaatggtttgtatGTCCGCCTGATGCAACCTCACTTTGGGAAGGGATTGCGTCAGCATAGACTTGTTTAA